Part of the Streptomyces sp. RFCAC02 genome is shown below.
CGGCGGCGCGGGCCGTATCGCCGCCGACGCCCTCGCACAGCAGGGTGACGGGCCGGGCGTCGCCGAGCGCGGCGCGTGCCCGGTCCGTCCAGTCGGGTGCGAGGTAGTCGAGGGCGAGATCGGCGCCGAGGCGGGCGACGGCGCCGGCTTTCGCGGGACCGCCGGCCGCGCCGACGACGCGGGCGCCGCGGTGCTTCGCGTACTGCGTCAGGAGGGTGCCGATGCCGCCGGCGGCGGCCAGGACGAGGACCGTGTCGTCCGGCGTGAGGTCGGCGAACCGCAGGATGCCCATCGTCATGCGGCCGGTGCCGAGCAGGGCCACGGCGTGGTCGGCCGCGAGCCCGTCCGGCAGGGCGTGGAGGTTCGCCGCGGCGGTGACGGCGCGTTCCGCGTAGCCGCCGGGGACGGGGCCGAGGTGGGCGGCGACGCGGCGGCCGAGCCAGGCGGGGTCCGTGTCCGGGCCGAGCGCGTCCACCGTGCCGGCGACCTCGCGGCCGGGGACGGTGGGGAGGCTGCGGGGGAACGGCAGGGGCGCCGTGCCGGCGGCTCCGGGGCCGCGGCGCAGCATCGTGTCGATGAGGTGGACCCCTGCGGCCTCGACGGCGATCCGCACCTCGCCCGGTCCCGGCACGGGGTCGGGGACGTCGTCGATGCGCAGATTCTCGGCGGGGCCGAAGGCGTGCAGGCGGATGGCGCGCATGGGCGGGCTCACTCCTTCTCGTGGCGGTGGGGCAGGGGAGCCACGCTAGGAGTTCAAGGGCGCTTGAGATCAAGGGGGAGCCGGGCCGGTTGTCAGTGGCGTGCGCCAGGATGACCCCATGACGCGTGGACGGGGTGCTCCGACGGTGCGGCGGCCCAGGGCGCCGCAGTTCTCCCTGCCGGAGCCCCGGCCGTTCGACGGGGCCGGGCTGGAGGAGGACGGCGACTACGACGGGCTCGAATTCGCCGATCTCGACCTGAGCGACGCGCGGGCGCGCGGCGCGGCGTTCCTCGACTGCGCGGTGCGCCGCTGCGTGCTGGACCGGGCGCGGCTCAAGCGGGCGCGGTTCGTGGACGGCGTCCTGGAGGAGGTGCGCGGCGTCGGCACCGACCTGGGGGAGGCCACGCTGCGGGACGTGGAGGTGCGGGAGGCGCGGCTCGGGGGCGTGCAGCTCTCCGGGGCCGTCCTGACCCGCGTCCTGGTGCGCGGCGGGAAGATCGAGTTCCTGAACCTGCGGCAGGCCGTGCTGACCGACGTGGCGTTCGAGAACTGCGTCCTGGTCGAGCCGGACTTCGCCGGCGCGCGCCTGGAGCGGGTCTCGTTCACCGACTGCGCGGTGCGGGACGCGGATCTCGGCGCCGAGGCCCTGCGGGACGTGGACCTGCGCGGCACCGCGTCCCTGACGCTCGCGCGCGGCCTGGACCGGCTGCGGGGCGCGGTGATCAGCCCGGAGCAGCTCATCGACCTCGCGCCGCACCTGGCCGCCCAGCTCGGCATCCGCGTGCTGGCCGAGGGGGAACGCTGACCCGGCGCGCGGCCCCGGCCGGGACGCGCCGGACCCCCCGTGGCCGCCGGTGACGGGGGCACGGGGGTCCGGGGAGCCGCTGCCCGCCCGGGGCGTCAGACGTTGACGCCGAAGTCCTGGGCGATGCCCGCGAGGCCCGAGGCGTAGCCCTGGCCGACCGCGCGGAACTTCCACTCCGCGCCGTTCCGGTACAGCTCGCCGAAGACCATCGCGGTCTCGGTGGAGGCGTCCTCGGTGAGGTCGTAGCGGGCGATCTCGACGCCGTCGCTCTGGTTCATGACGCGGATGAACGCGTTGCGGACCTGGCCGAAGTTCTGGTTCCGCGTGTCCGCCTGGTGGATGGAGACGGGGAAGACCACCTTGTCGACGTCGGCGGGCAGACCGGCCAGGTTGACCTTGATCTGCTCGTCGTCGCCCTCGCCCTGGCCGGTCAGGTTGTCACCGGTGTGCTCGATGGTGCCGTCCGGCGTGCGCAGGTTGTTGTAGAAGATGAAGTGCTGGTCGGAGACGATCTTGCCCGCCGCGTTCACGCCGAGGGCGCTCGCGTCGAGGTCGAAGTCCACGCCGGTGGTGGTGCGCACGTCCCACCCGAGGCCGACAGTGACGGCCGTCAGGCCGGGAGCTGCCTTGGTCAGCGAGACATTGCCGCCCTTGGACAGGCTGACACCCATGGTTGATCCCCTTTATCCGGTTCGCTCAGGATCGCTAGTGCGATGACGGTACTCTCACCCCTCACAACGCAGGCAGTGGGTGTGAGGGTTCCACCGGCGTGCCGGGACGCCGCCGAAAGAGGGATGCGCCGTCCGGGGGAGCGGGGGACCATGGAGGGCATGTCCGGTCCCTACCCCATCCGTGGCGCGGTCGGTCTTCCCGAGTCCGAACTGCGGTGGCGGTTCTCGCGCTCCTCGGGACCCGGCGGCCAGCACGTGAACACCAGCGACAGCCAGGTCGAGCTGCGGTTCGACCTGGCGGCGACCCGCGCCCTCCCCCAGGTGTGGAAGGAGCGCGCCCTCGAACGCCTCGCGGGCCGTCTGCGGGACGGCGTGCTCGTCGTCCGCGCGAGCGAGCACCGCTCGCAGTGGCTCAACCGCGACGCGGCGGCCCGGCGCATGGCGGCGCTGCTGGCCGAGGCGTCCGCGCCGCCCGCGCCCCCGCGCCGTGAGCGCAGGACACCGCGCGGGGTCACGGAGCGCCGGCTGCGCGCCAAGCACCACCGCGCGGAGGTGAAGCGGGGCCGCGGCCGGCAGGGCGGCTGGGACTGACCCGGCGGCCGCCTTGTGTCAGCCGAGGACCCGGTACCCGGCCCGGTAGTAGAGGAGCGGCCCGTCGGCCGGCGGCGGCAGCAGCGCCGTCAGGACGCGGCCGATCACCAGCGTGTGGTCGCCGGCGGGGACGCGCTGCTCGGTACGGCACTCCAGCGCGGTCAGGGCGCCCTTCACGAGCGGCGCGCCCGTCGTCCCGCCGAGGGTGTGCGGCACGTCCTGGAACAGCAGCCGGTCGCTCAGCCGTCCCTTCATCGCGAACCGCGCCGCCGTCGTCCGCTGCCCGGCGCCGAGGACGGCGGCGGCCCACAGCGGCTGACGTTCGAGGAGTTCGTCCATGCGGGAGCCCGTGCGTACGCTCACGAGCACCAGGGGCGGGTCCAGCGAGACGGACAGGAACGCCGTCGCCGTCATGCCGGCGGGGGCGCCGCGGGGGCCGTCCTCGTCGTCGTGCGCCGTGACCAGGACCACCCCCGCCGCCAGCCGCGCCATGGCCGCCCGGAAGTCGTCGGGACCGATCCCGCCGCTGTCGTCCGGCGTGGGGACGGGGTCGGGCGGGCGAGCGGCGCTGGACACGGAGGGTGACGACGACAGGGACCTGGGGTGAGGTGACGTGGACACCCCTGAACGCTAACCGGGTGACCCCGCCACCCGCATCGGGCGGGGGGACGAGGGTGTTCTCCCGCCCCGTCCTACGTCCCGCGACCGACCCGGCTCGCACTGTGACAAGAATCACACTCGACACTTAATTGTTGACACTGTGTACCGGGCGAGCAGCTCGCTGTGATTCAGTAGCCGGTGTATCTGCACGTGCATTTCGCGCATCCGGGGGAGTGATGGAAACGGAGACCGAGCCGTACGTGCGCCTCGCCTCACTGCGGGAGCTGCACCAGGTCGTCACCCAGTTGAGCGCCGCCCGCAGCATGGCGGACACCCTCCAGACCATCGCGGACGGCGCCGTCGCCGCGCTCGGGTTCGAGCTGGCATCCGTCAACGTCGTCCGGCCCGACGGCGATCTCCTGGTGGCCGCCGTCGCCGGCAACGAGCGCGCCGAGGCCGCCCTCGCCGGCCGCACCGGCCCCCGCGAGGCGTGGGAGCGCCGCCTCGCCATGGGGGAGCGCTGGGGCGAGCTGCGCTTCATCCCCTACACCGAGGGCTGGGTCCTCGACCACGACGACGTGCCGCAGTGGCACACCACCGGACCCGCCCCCCGTTACCCCGACGAGTGGCACCCCATGGACCGCCTCTTCGCGCCGCTGCACGCCTCCGACGGCGAACTGCTCGCCGTCCTTGAGGTCGACCGCCCCCGCAACGGCCGGCGCCCCGGACCCTGGGGCCGCGAGGCGCTCCAGCTCTACGCCACCCAGGCCGCCATCGCCATCAGCAACGCCCGCCTCCGCGGCAACATGCAGCGCGCCCTCGTCCGCCTCGAACGCGAGCAGCAGGCCCTGCGCGCCAGCGAGGAGAGCTTCCGGCAGGCGTTCGAGTACGCGCCGAGCGGCATGGCCATCGCCGAGGTCGGCGGCGACAACCCCGGCCGCCTCATACGCGTGAACGACGCCCTGTGCCGCCTGCTGGGCCGCCCGGTCGCCGTGCTGCGGCGCTACAGCTTCGCCGACCTCGTCCACCCCGAGGACACCGGCGTCCTGCTGCGGACCTCGGCCGAGGGCGGCAGGGCCGAGCTGCGCCTCGCGCGCCGCGACGGCTCCTACGTGTGGGTCAGTGTGCGCAACTCGGTCGTCGCCGACGCGGCGGACGGGCCGCAGGTGCAGCTCACGCACGTCGAGGACATAGAGGAGCGCAAGCGCCACGAGCTGGCCCTCGCCCACCGCGCGAGCCATGACGCGCTCACGGGCCTGCCCAACAGCGCGGAGCTGCGTGCCCGCCTCGGCGCCCGCGTCTGCGAGGTGCCGCCCGAGCGGTTCGCCGGCCGCCGGGCCGAGGGGGCGGCGGCGCGCGCGGCGGAGGCGTTCCGCGGGATCGGCGCGGCGGGCGGGCGGCCGTACGACCACCGCCCGTACGACCACCACGAGCACGTCAGGTCCCCCGAGATGCCGGGCGGCGACGGCAAGGGGCTGGCCGTTCTCTTCTGCGATCTCGACGGTTTCAAGTCGATCAACGACCGGTTCGGTCACGGCTGCGGCGACGCGGTGCTCGTCGAGGTGGCCCGCCGCCTCGAACAGGGGGTGCGGGACAACGACACGGTCGCCCGGCTCGGCGGTGACGAGTTCGTCGTGCTCGCCGAGGGCCTCGGCCCGGCGGACGCCTCCGACCTGGCCGTGCGGCTGCGCAGCGCGATCATCCCGCCGATCCGGGTGGAGGGCCGCCTGGTGCGGGTGGGGGCGAGTTTCGGCATCGGGTGGGCGTCCTGCGGCATGACGACGGAGGAGATCCTGGAATCGGCCGACCAGCGCATGTACGTGGAGAAACGTTCCCGGTCGCAAGGCCGCCGGCGGGCGGGATGAGACGGGGCGGGCCGGCGTCGCCGCCCGTCCGGAAGGCGCCGGACCTTCACCCGAACGCGGTAGGCTCGGCCGGCGTACACCCGTATCGAAGGAGCGGTAGTCGATGAGTTCGGGGCACACCGGCGCGGGAACGCCCGACGAAGGCGATGACCCGTTCGCCTACCTCTACCGGCCGGCCGACGGCTCGGCCCCGCAGCGGCAGACGCCGCGCCAGCCGTCGTACAACCAGGTGCGCCCGGTCGGCGAGCGGACCTTCGGTGGCCAGCAGGGCGGCTACGGCTACCCGCCGCAGCAGCAGCGGCCGCAGACCCCGCCGAACGGCGCCGGTCCCGACGCCAGGTACGCCGCTCCCGAGACCCAGGCGATGCCGGGCGGCCCCCGGCACACCCCGCCGCCGGCCGGCCGCCGGGGGGCGCCGCCGCCGCGCCGCAACGGACTGCTGATCGGCGCGATCGCCGTCGCCTGCGCGGTCCTGCTCGGTGTGATCGGCGCCATCGCGTTCAGCGGCGGCGGTGACGAGGACGACCGGGCCGGCGACGACCCGACGACCGCGCCGAGCGACACCGGCGGCGACGGCCAGGGCGGCGACGACGAACCGTCCGACGAGCCCACCGAGGACGAGGACGAGGCCGGCGAGCTGCCGACGGCCGGGCGCGAGAACCTGCAGGTCTCCGGTGCCGGCTGGGAGGACTCCGTCGAGAACGCGAGCTCCGACGACGGCAGCTACATCGCCCTCCACAACGCGAAGAACTCCACCATCACGTGGAGCTTCGAGCTGGACGGGGAACCGCTCGATCAGTACTGGTTCTACGTCAGCTACTCCGCGGTCTCGGACGGTCAGTCGCTGTCCTTCTCGGTCAACGGGGAGCAGCGTGACGACGCCGTCGATCTCAAGGACTGGGCGACGGGGTCCGACGAGTGGGCCGACAGCTGGGTGAAGACGTTCAATTACGTGAACCTCCAGGAGGGCGAGAACACGATCCAGATGACGTGCTCCGACTCCTGCGACGTCCTCATCGACCGGGTCTGGCTCAGCGACCACGAGGAGTAGGCGGCCCCGCCGTCCCCAGCACGCCGAGCAGCCGGACCGCCGCCCGCGTCATGGCCGTGCGCCCGTCCGCGAGCCACGGCCGCGGGTCCACCCGGTCCGGCGGCACGGCCGCCAGGTGCGCCCGGACGGCCCCGGTGAGCGCGGCGTTCAGCACCGTGCCGAAGTTGATCTTCCCGATGCCGGCGGCCACGGCCCGCCGCAGCTCCCCGTCCGGCACGCCCGACGAGCCGTGCAGCACGAGCGGCACGGGCACCGCGGCCCGCAGCCGCGCGATCAGCGCGTGGTCGAGTACGGCGGTGCGCTCGGTCATCGCGTGGCGGCTGCCGACCGCCACGGCCAGCGCGTCCACCCCCGTGGCCCGGACGAACGCCGCGGCGCCCGCCGGATCGGTCCGCGCGCCGGGCAGGTGCGCGTCCCCCGGCTTGCCGCCGACCCGGCCCAGCTCCGACTCCACCAGCAGCCCGTGCGCGTGCCCGAACGCCACCGCCGCCGCGGTCGCCGCGACGTTCTCCCGCCACGGCAGCCGCGACCCGTCGAACATGACCGAGCCGAAGCCCGCCCCCGGTGCCTGCCGCAGCAGCTCGGGGCGCGTCACATGATCCAGGTGCAGCCCGAGCGGGACGGCCGCCGCCTCCGCCAGCGCGACGAGCGCCGCCGCCACCGGCGCGAGCCGCCCGCCCCGGTGGGCGACCGCGTTCTCGGAGACCTGGAGCAGCAGCGGCGCGCGGGCCGTCTCGGCCGCCGCGACGACGGCCTCGGCGTGCTCCAGCGTGATCACGTTGAAGGCGGGCAGCGCGCGCCCGGCCGCGCGCGCCGCCTCGAGTAAGTCCGCGCCGGGCGCGAGGGTCATGGCCGCACCACCCACTCCCCGCGCCGCATGACGCCCGCCACCTCGAAGGTCTCCTCCGTCAGCACCACGAGGTCCGCGTCCTTCCCCTCCTCGATGGAGCCCGTGCGGTCCGCCACCCCGAGCACCCGCGCCGGCGTGCCGGACAGCGCGCGCGAGACGTCCGGCACGGGAAGCCCGTTCACCGTCACGGCCCGCCGGAACGCCATGTCGAGCGTCAGCGTCGAACCGGCGATCGCGCCGCCCTCCGTCAGCCGCGCCACCCCGTCCACCACGTCGACCTCGAGCGGCCCCAGCGGGTACCGGCCATCGCCCATGCCCGCGGCCCCCATCGCGTCGGTGATCAGCGCGACCCGCTCCGGTCCTGCGGAGCGGAAGGCGACGCTCACGACCGACGGATGGAGGTGGGCGCCGTCGCCGACGAGTTCCACGACGACCCGCTCGTCCTCCAGCAGCGCGGCCACCGGACCCGGCGCGCGGTGCCCGAGCGCCGGCATGGCGTTGAAGAGGTGGGACGCCACGGTCGCGCCCGCGTCCACGGCCTGCCGCGTCAGTTCGTACGACGCGTCGGTGTGCCCGACGGCCGCGGTGACGCCGTGGTCGCGCAGGAGCCGCACGGCGTCGAGGCCGCCGGGAAGCTCGGGGGCCAGCGTCACCATGACGGCGGTGCCGCGCGCGGCGTCGAGGAGGCGGCGGACGGCGGCCGTGCCGGGCTCGCGCAGCAGCGCCGGGTCGTGGGCGCCGCGCCGGGCGGGGGAGATGAACGGCCCCTCGAAGTGGAGTCCGGCGAGGTCGCCCTGCTCGACCAGTTCCGACAGGACGCCGGCCTGTGCCGCGAGGTCGTCCAGGGCGCCGGTCACGGTGGATGCGGCCATCGTCGTCGTGCCGTGCGCGCGGTGGGTGCGGATGACCCGCAGGGCCTCGTCGGCGTCGCCCGCGGAGAACGAGGCGCCGCCCCCGCCGTGCACGTGCTGGTCGACGAAGCCGGGCACGATCCAGTGGCCCGCCAGGTCGAGCACCTCGGTGCCGTCGGGTTCGTCGCGGGCACCGGCCGCGAACCGGGTGCCCTCGACGGTCACGCGCCCGCCGGGCACGACGCCCTCGGGGCGGACGACGCCGGCGCCGGTCAGGACGGTGCGCCGGGGCGTGGTGGTGCTGCTCATCGCGCGTCTACCTCCGCGGTCAGGGGGAGCGGGCGTGCGTCGTGGGCGAGGAGGGCGGCGCCCAGGCGGCCGGCGGAGTCCCCGAGCGCCGCCGGGAGGATCTCGGGCATCCGCTGGAAGGCGATCCGCTCCGCGAGGGCCTCCCGCACGGGAGCGAGGAGCAGGTCCCCGGCCTCGGCGAGGCCGCCGCCGAGCAGGACGGTGCCCGGGTCGAGCAGGC
Proteins encoded:
- a CDS encoding zinc-binding dehydrogenase, encoding MRAIRLHAFGPAENLRIDDVPDPVPGPGEVRIAVEAAGVHLIDTMLRRGPGAAGTAPLPFPRSLPTVPGREVAGTVDALGPDTDPAWLGRRVAAHLGPVPGGYAERAVTAAANLHALPDGLAADHAVALLGTGRMTMGILRFADLTPDDTVLVLAAAGGIGTLLTQYAKHRGARVVGAAGGPAKAGAVARLGADLALDYLAPDWTDRARAALGDARPVTLLCEGVGGDTARAAVGLVARGGRHLSYGAAAGSGPLVLTPAEQADGGITSHVVVGPPLLERIGGPGNLRLLEEEALAHAAAGTFVPLVTRYPLAEAARAHRDLEDRATTGKVVLTTGPSGT
- a CDS encoding pentapeptide repeat-containing protein, encoding MTRGRGAPTVRRPRAPQFSLPEPRPFDGAGLEEDGDYDGLEFADLDLSDARARGAAFLDCAVRRCVLDRARLKRARFVDGVLEEVRGVGTDLGEATLRDVEVREARLGGVQLSGAVLTRVLVRGGKIEFLNLRQAVLTDVAFENCVLVEPDFAGARLERVSFTDCAVRDADLGAEALRDVDLRGTASLTLARGLDRLRGAVISPEQLIDLAPHLAAQLGIRVLAEGER
- a CDS encoding TerD family protein, whose amino-acid sequence is MGVSLSKGGNVSLTKAAPGLTAVTVGLGWDVRTTTGVDFDLDASALGVNAAGKIVSDQHFIFYNNLRTPDGTIEHTGDNLTGQGEGDDEQIKVNLAGLPADVDKVVFPVSIHQADTRNQNFGQVRNAFIRVMNQSDGVEIARYDLTEDASTETAMVFGELYRNGAEWKFRAVGQGYASGLAGIAQDFGVNV
- the arfB gene encoding alternative ribosome rescue aminoacyl-tRNA hydrolase ArfB; this encodes MEGMSGPYPIRGAVGLPESELRWRFSRSSGPGGQHVNTSDSQVELRFDLAATRALPQVWKERALERLAGRLRDGVLVVRASEHRSQWLNRDAAARRMAALLAEASAPPAPPRRERRTPRGVTERRLRAKHHRAEVKRGRGRQGGWD
- a CDS encoding flavin reductase family protein, with translation MGPDDFRAAMARLAAGVVLVTAHDDEDGPRGAPAGMTATAFLSVSLDPPLVLVSVRTGSRMDELLERQPLWAAAVLGAGQRTTAARFAMKGRLSDRLLFQDVPHTLGGTTGAPLVKGALTALECRTEQRVPAGDHTLVIGRVLTALLPPPADGPLLYYRAGYRVLG
- the cdgB gene encoding diguanylate cyclase CdgB, with the protein product METETEPYVRLASLRELHQVVTQLSAARSMADTLQTIADGAVAALGFELASVNVVRPDGDLLVAAVAGNERAEAALAGRTGPREAWERRLAMGERWGELRFIPYTEGWVLDHDDVPQWHTTGPAPRYPDEWHPMDRLFAPLHASDGELLAVLEVDRPRNGRRPGPWGREALQLYATQAAIAISNARLRGNMQRALVRLEREQQALRASEESFRQAFEYAPSGMAIAEVGGDNPGRLIRVNDALCRLLGRPVAVLRRYSFADLVHPEDTGVLLRTSAEGGRAELRLARRDGSYVWVSVRNSVVADAADGPQVQLTHVEDIEERKRHELALAHRASHDALTGLPNSAELRARLGARVCEVPPERFAGRRAEGAAARAAEAFRGIGAAGGRPYDHRPYDHHEHVRSPEMPGGDGKGLAVLFCDLDGFKSINDRFGHGCGDAVLVEVARRLEQGVRDNDTVARLGGDEFVVLAEGLGPADASDLAVRLRSAIIPPIRVEGRLVRVGASFGIGWASCGMTTEEILESADQRMYVEKRSRSQGRRRAG
- a CDS encoding class II fructose-bisphosphate aldolase; the protein is MTLAPGADLLEAARAAGRALPAFNVITLEHAEAVVAAAETARAPLLLQVSENAVAHRGGRLAPVAAALVALAEAAAVPLGLHLDHVTRPELLRQAPGAGFGSVMFDGSRLPWRENVAATAAAVAFGHAHGLLVESELGRVGGKPGDAHLPGARTDPAGAAAFVRATGVDALAVAVGSRHAMTERTAVLDHALIARLRAAVPVPLVLHGSSGVPDGELRRAVAAGIGKINFGTVLNAALTGAVRAHLAAVPPDRVDPRPWLADGRTAMTRAAVRLLGVLGTAGPPTPRGR
- the nagA gene encoding N-acetylglucosamine-6-phosphate deacetylase, with the protein product MSSTTTPRRTVLTGAGVVRPEGVVPGGRVTVEGTRFAAGARDEPDGTEVLDLAGHWIVPGFVDQHVHGGGGASFSAGDADEALRVIRTHRAHGTTTMAASTVTGALDDLAAQAGVLSELVEQGDLAGLHFEGPFISPARRGAHDPALLREPGTAAVRRLLDAARGTAVMVTLAPELPGGLDAVRLLRDHGVTAAVGHTDASYELTRQAVDAGATVASHLFNAMPALGHRAPGPVAALLEDERVVVELVGDGAHLHPSVVSVAFRSAGPERVALITDAMGAAGMGDGRYPLGPLEVDVVDGVARLTEGGAIAGSTLTLDMAFRRAVTVNGLPVPDVSRALSGTPARVLGVADRTGSIEEGKDADLVVLTEETFEVAGVMRRGEWVVRP